The Posidoniimonas polymericola genome includes a window with the following:
- a CDS encoding ImmA/IrrE family metallo-endopeptidase yields the protein MHTRNPAGQLPMTGEISVDEVLAAVEMVAREVLWEAGVDAPPVDAIDVARRLGCRVVAVAGHEGRASRVALSGLRVGGDVIRLRADDRPERRQWSVAHELGELLAGRVYQRLALEPADTHDSAREEIANQFASSLLLPRRWFLPQASRLDWSIAGLKSEFATASHELIARRVLALYTGPIAVTVVDNGSQTWRRGCRWRPPPPCHAELEAWKTAFDSGQPVVSYCRADKVRRVRAWPVHEPDWKREILLTDFEEAA from the coding sequence ATGCATACACGCAACCCCGCAGGGCAGCTGCCAATGACTGGCGAGATCTCAGTGGACGAAGTGCTGGCGGCGGTCGAAATGGTCGCCCGCGAGGTCTTGTGGGAGGCCGGAGTCGACGCCCCGCCGGTCGACGCGATCGACGTCGCACGGCGGCTCGGGTGCCGCGTCGTCGCGGTGGCGGGGCACGAGGGCCGGGCGTCGCGGGTTGCGCTGAGTGGCTTGCGGGTAGGCGGCGATGTGATCCGCCTGCGCGCCGACGACCGCCCCGAGCGGCGGCAGTGGAGTGTCGCTCACGAGCTGGGTGAGCTGCTGGCCGGACGCGTCTACCAGCGGCTGGCGCTCGAACCGGCCGACACGCACGACTCGGCGCGTGAGGAAATCGCCAACCAGTTCGCCAGCAGCCTGCTGCTGCCACGCCGCTGGTTCCTGCCCCAGGCGAGCCGCCTCGACTGGTCGATCGCTGGGCTGAAGTCGGAGTTTGCCACCGCGAGCCACGAGCTGATCGCAAGGCGGGTGCTGGCGCTCTACACGGGGCCGATCGCGGTCACCGTGGTCGACAACGGCTCGCAGACCTGGCGACGCGGCTGTCGTTGGCGACCGCCGCCGCCCTGCCACGCCGAGCTCGAGGCCTGGAAAACGGCGTTCGACTCCGGGCAGCCCGTGGTTTCGTACTGCCGCGCCGACAAGGTCCGCCGTGTCCGGGCGTGGCCGGTGCACGAGCCCGACTGGAAACGCGAGATCCTGCTGACCGATTTCGAAGAGGCGGCCTAG